In one Pseudomonas sp. R84 genomic region, the following are encoded:
- a CDS encoding DUF1145 domain-containing protein, translating into MKVFWGLGRLLTLLFCCVVLANQLVPFVHPLHLLVNLAGGLLLLIHVFEVLLCNRSLKGREHPWRDRGRILLFGVFHLQTIPAPAAPEASSHA; encoded by the coding sequence ATGAAAGTGTTCTGGGGGCTGGGGCGGTTGTTGACCCTGCTGTTCTGCTGCGTGGTGCTGGCCAACCAACTGGTGCCTTTCGTACATCCGCTGCATCTGCTGGTCAATCTGGCCGGCGGTCTGTTGTTGCTGATCCATGTGTTCGAAGTGCTGCTGTGCAATCGCAGCCTCAAGGGGCGTGAGCACCCTTGGCGTGACCGTGGTCGCATCCTGTTGTTTGGCGTTTTCCACCTGCAAACCATCCCGGCCCCGGCCGCTCCGGAGGCTTCTTCCCATGCGTAA
- a CDS encoding OmpA family protein, with protein MSSKKTLALALCVAITGCAQTPKNDADGGSWWPFGSSDKVAAKEPVPAPAPLKPAATAPVAKTESSSPWYWPFGSDDETVKADMKAEVAPEAKKPATVAKAEADAGGKWWWPFGGKDQPTTKAVPMPDPKVTQAWLDDYEPRLREAVKDSNLQLERRENVLVVTAPVEGSFNPDRPAMLLPVTLGPFTRVAKILEADPKTAVLVLGHSDSSGAAPANIKLSQERAQSIAAIFRLSGLQRDRLMLRGMGSEAPRAANDSVEGRALNRRVELLVTPQNTMVALLSKYNMPAPKPVTMVAAQDVKPAAKPVTPAPAAKKAAVPATKKAPVKKAAAKAPAKKAPAKAPAKKTAPAKAAATDKKVAATDATKK; from the coding sequence ATGTCATCTAAAAAGACCCTCGCCCTGGCCCTGTGTGTAGCGATCACCGGTTGTGCACAGACCCCGAAAAATGATGCGGACGGCGGCAGTTGGTGGCCGTTCGGCTCTTCCGACAAAGTGGCGGCCAAGGAGCCAGTACCGGCTCCAGCCCCTCTGAAACCTGCAGCCACCGCACCTGTGGCCAAAACTGAAAGCAGCAGCCCGTGGTACTGGCCGTTCGGTTCCGATGATGAAACGGTCAAAGCGGATATGAAGGCAGAAGTCGCCCCGGAAGCGAAAAAACCGGCGACCGTGGCCAAAGCTGAAGCAGACGCAGGTGGCAAATGGTGGTGGCCGTTTGGCGGCAAGGATCAGCCAACCACGAAGGCTGTGCCGATGCCGGATCCGAAAGTCACCCAGGCCTGGCTTGACGACTACGAGCCGCGCCTGCGTGAAGCGGTCAAGGACAGCAATCTGCAACTCGAACGCCGTGAAAATGTGCTGGTCGTGACGGCACCGGTCGAAGGCTCGTTCAACCCGGATCGTCCTGCCATGCTGCTTCCGGTCACCCTCGGCCCGTTCACCCGTGTGGCGAAAATCCTCGAAGCCGACCCGAAAACTGCCGTGCTGGTCCTTGGCCACAGCGATTCCAGTGGTGCGGCGCCTGCCAACATCAAACTGAGCCAGGAACGTGCCCAGTCCATTGCGGCGATCTTCCGTCTCAGCGGCTTGCAGCGTGATCGCCTGATGCTGCGCGGCATGGGTTCCGAAGCACCGCGCGCCGCCAACGACAGCGTTGAAGGTCGTGCCCTGAACCGTCGTGTCGAACTGCTGGTGACCCCGCAGAACACCATGGTTGCGCTGCTGAGCAAGTACAACATGCCCGCGCCGAAGCCGGTGACCATGGTCGCGGCGCAAGACGTCAAGCCTGCCGCCAAGCCGGTCACCCCGGCCCCAGCCGCGAAGAAAGCTGCTGTGCCAGCGACCAAAAAGGCTCCGGTGAAAAAAGCTGCCGCCAAGGCGCCGGCTAAAAAGGCCCCGGCCAAGGCCCCAGCTAAAAAGACTGCTCCAGCCAAAGCCGCCGCGACCGACAAGAAAGTCGCCGCGACCGATGCCACCAAGAAGTGA
- a CDS encoding beta-galactosidase: protein MIRRSLPAVFALIFATPLFAAPAGQQTLFNFVRPADVVKIATENADLPQANAEQTAEGEVLRRVTFNPVARPTLRLTPQTGAWDWSQSGMMTLRLQSAMDWAVTVYVQIQSNDGRTLVSRVDLPAGPAQTLLVPLVASSPLSLGMKAGPPMPMTVDGQRILLASSSGEIDRSQVVSVSLSLDQPKVAQSLLLERFGVQDGESVTQAVYGNLVDAYGQSTRSKWPEKISNDEQLKSAAAKEQQQLKTWLAEREKSSLDKFGGWNKGPVFKASGFFRTEKRDGRWYLVTPEGHPFYSLGVNTVSPQVNQTYVAGREYMFESLPKADEPLASHFGEGDNRGGNGVDQGRGYGNGRWYDFYGANLQRVYGEPCKADSDNKSGVAEAAKSAAAETAAVKAAEPVSVPAEPKSGVAEAAKTETVQATTEKAAEPCKATVDEQQWASHTLDRLQAWGFNTVGNWSADSLSDAERVPYTLPLSIVGDYTSISTGSDWWGGMPDPFDPRFAMATERAVAIAARDHRDDPWLIGYYADNELAWAGPGDDPKSRYALAYGTLKMTTDVPAKRAFLKQLRDKYRNQAGLSKAWGIDLPAWELMEDPGFVPPLPNPEHPEIEADFKYFQKVFADTYFKTISDSLKWHAPNQLLLGGRFAISTPEAVASCAQYCDVLSFNMYTLKPQDGYDFTALGALDKPVLITEFNFGSADRGPFWGGVTPVAREEDRGPAYANFLKQALNEPSIVGVHWFQYLDQPVTGRLLDGENGHFGLVGVTDLPYQGFVETVRKSNLQAIDQLGKEAEKAAAAAGHEAEGGRKGEAGKGPGAGHAGGHSGNGH, encoded by the coding sequence ATGATCCGCCGTTCGTTGCCTGCCGTATTTGCCTTGATCTTCGCCACGCCGCTGTTCGCGGCGCCTGCGGGTCAGCAGACCCTGTTCAACTTTGTCCGTCCTGCCGACGTGGTGAAAATCGCCACCGAAAACGCTGATCTGCCGCAAGCCAACGCGGAGCAAACGGCTGAGGGCGAAGTGCTGCGGCGGGTGACATTCAACCCGGTGGCCCGTCCGACCTTGCGTCTGACGCCGCAGACCGGCGCGTGGGACTGGTCGCAGTCCGGGATGATGACCCTGCGGTTGCAGAGCGCAATGGACTGGGCTGTGACGGTCTACGTGCAAATCCAGAGCAACGACGGTCGCACACTGGTCAGCCGCGTCGATCTGCCGGCAGGTCCTGCGCAAACCCTGTTGGTGCCGCTGGTCGCATCGTCACCGTTGAGTCTTGGCATGAAAGCCGGGCCACCCATGCCAATGACGGTCGATGGTCAGCGGATCCTGCTGGCCAGCAGCAGCGGTGAGATTGATCGCAGCCAAGTGGTTTCGGTTAGCTTGTCTTTGGATCAGCCGAAAGTCGCGCAGAGCTTGCTGCTCGAACGCTTCGGTGTGCAGGATGGCGAGTCGGTCACCCAGGCGGTGTACGGCAATCTGGTCGATGCGTACGGGCAGTCGACCCGCAGCAAGTGGCCGGAAAAGATCAGCAACGACGAGCAACTGAAATCCGCCGCCGCCAAGGAACAGCAACAACTGAAAACCTGGTTGGCCGAGCGTGAAAAGTCCTCGCTGGACAAGTTTGGCGGCTGGAACAAAGGCCCGGTGTTCAAGGCCAGCGGTTTCTTCCGAACTGAAAAGCGTGATGGCCGCTGGTATCTGGTCACACCTGAAGGGCACCCGTTTTACTCGTTGGGTGTGAACACCGTCAGCCCGCAGGTCAACCAGACTTACGTGGCCGGTCGTGAGTACATGTTCGAATCCTTGCCCAAAGCGGATGAGCCCTTGGCCAGTCACTTTGGCGAAGGTGACAACCGTGGCGGAAATGGTGTCGATCAGGGCCGGGGTTATGGCAACGGGCGCTGGTACGACTTCTACGGCGCCAACCTGCAGCGCGTCTACGGTGAACCGTGCAAAGCCGACAGTGATAACAAATCAGGGGTAGCAGAAGCAGCCAAGTCTGCCGCTGCCGAAACGGCAGCCGTGAAAGCGGCAGAGCCTGTGTCTGTACCTGCGGAGCCGAAGTCCGGTGTCGCTGAAGCAGCCAAGACTGAAACCGTACAAGCAACGACAGAAAAGGCTGCCGAGCCGTGCAAGGCCACTGTCGATGAGCAACAGTGGGCCAGCCACACGCTTGATCGTCTGCAAGCCTGGGGCTTCAACACGGTCGGCAACTGGAGTGCCGATTCGCTAAGTGATGCCGAGCGTGTGCCTTACACCTTGCCGCTGTCGATCGTCGGCGACTACACCAGCATCAGCACCGGCAGCGACTGGTGGGGTGGTATGCCGGATCCGTTTGATCCGCGTTTCGCCATGGCCACCGAGCGCGCTGTCGCCATCGCCGCCCGCGATCACCGCGACGATCCGTGGCTGATCGGCTATTACGCCGACAACGAACTGGCATGGGCCGGCCCCGGTGATGATCCGAAATCCCGCTATGCGCTGGCCTATGGCACGTTGAAAATGACCACCGACGTACCGGCCAAGCGTGCGTTCCTCAAGCAGTTGCGCGACAAGTATCGCAATCAGGCGGGGCTGTCGAAGGCCTGGGGCATCGATCTGCCGGCGTGGGAGTTGATGGAGGATCCGGGTTTCGTGCCACCGCTGCCGAATCCCGAGCATCCGGAAATCGAGGCGGACTTCAAATATTTCCAGAAGGTTTTCGCCGACACTTACTTCAAAACCATTTCCGACTCGCTGAAATGGCACGCACCCAACCAGTTGCTGCTTGGCGGCCGTTTTGCCATCAGTACCCCGGAAGCCGTGGCCTCTTGCGCGCAGTATTGCGATGTACTGAGCTTCAACATGTACACGCTGAAACCGCAGGACGGCTATGACTTTACCGCGCTGGGCGCTTTGGACAAACCGGTACTGATCACCGAATTCAACTTCGGCTCAGCGGATCGTGGCCCGTTCTGGGGCGGCGTCACGCCAGTGGCCAGGGAAGAAGATCGCGGCCCGGCGTATGCCAATTTCCTTAAACAGGCCTTGAACGAACCATCGATTGTCGGCGTGCATTGGTTCCAGTATCTGGATCAACCGGTGACCGGGCGTCTGCTTGATGGCGAGAATGGTCACTTTGGCCTGGTGGGCGTGACGGATCTGCCGTATCAGGGCTTTGTCGAAACCGTGCGCAAGAGCAATTTGCAGGCAATTGATCAGCTTGGCAAAGAGGCAGAGAAAGCGGCCGCCGCGGCGGGGCATGAGGCTGAAGGCGGGCGCAAAGGCGAGGCCGGTAAAGGGCCGGGGGCTGGACATGCCGGTGGTCATTCCGGCAATGGTCACTGA
- a CDS encoding serine hydrolase domain-containing protein — translation MQIQGHYELQFEAVREAFAALFDDPQERGAALCIKVGGETVLDLWSGTADKDGAEAWHSDTIANLFSCTKTFTAVTALQLVGEGKLQLDAPVARYWPEFAAAGKESITLRQLLCHQAGLPALRELLAPEALYDWQTMVDALAAEAPWWTPGTGHGYAAITYGWLIGELLRRADGRGPGESIVARVAKPLGLDFHVGLADEEFHRVAHIARGKGNAGDAAAQRLLQVTMREPTAMTTRAFTNPPSVLTSTNKPEWRRMQQPAANGHGNARSLAGFYAGLLDGSLLESDMLEELTREHSLGEDKTLLTRTRFGLGCMLDQPDVPNATYGLGPKAFGHPGAGGSIGFADPEHDVAFGFVTNTLGPYVLMDPRAQKLARVLATCL, via the coding sequence GTGCAGATTCAGGGACATTACGAGCTTCAATTCGAAGCGGTGCGCGAAGCCTTTGCCGCACTGTTCGACGATCCCCAGGAACGCGGCGCAGCCCTGTGCATCAAGGTCGGTGGAGAAACCGTCCTTGATCTCTGGTCCGGCACTGCCGACAAGGACGGCGCTGAAGCCTGGCACAGCGACACCATCGCCAACCTGTTCTCTTGCACCAAAACCTTCACCGCCGTCACCGCGCTGCAACTGGTCGGTGAAGGCAAGCTGCAACTGGACGCCCCGGTCGCCCGCTACTGGCCGGAATTCGCCGCCGCCGGCAAAGAATCCATCACCCTGCGCCAATTGCTCTGCCACCAGGCCGGTCTGCCGGCACTGCGTGAATTGCTTGCGCCGGAAGCGTTGTATGACTGGCAAACCATGGTCGATGCCCTCGCCGCCGAAGCTCCGTGGTGGACGCCGGGCACTGGCCACGGTTATGCCGCGATCACTTACGGTTGGCTGATCGGTGAGTTACTGCGCCGCGCTGACGGTCGTGGGCCGGGCGAATCCATCGTCGCTCGGGTGGCCAAGCCTCTAGGGCTGGATTTCCACGTCGGTCTGGCTGACGAAGAATTCCATCGCGTGGCACACATCGCTCGCGGCAAGGGCAATGCCGGTGACGCCGCCGCGCAACGCCTGCTGCAGGTGACCATGCGCGAGCCAACGGCCATGACCACCCGCGCTTTTACCAACCCACCTTCAGTGCTCACCAGCACCAATAAACCGGAATGGCGGCGCATGCAGCAACCGGCGGCCAATGGCCACGGCAATGCACGCAGTCTGGCCGGTTTCTACGCGGGCCTGCTCGACGGCAGTCTGCTTGAAAGCGACATGCTTGAAGAGCTGACCCGCGAACACAGCCTCGGCGAAGACAAGACTTTGCTGACCCGGACTCGTTTTGGCCTCGGCTGCATGCTTGATCAGCCGGACGTGCCTAATGCCACTTATGGCCTCGGCCCCAAGGCGTTTGGCCATCCGGGCGCGGGCGGCTCCATCGGTTTCGCTGATCCTGAGCATGATGTCGCCTTCGGTTTTGTGACAAATACCCTTGGGCCGTATGTCTTGATGGATCCGCGCGCGCAGAAGCTCGCGCGGGTGCTTGCCACTTGTCTGTAA
- a CDS encoding DUF2269 family protein, producing the protein MTPFSLVYPLHVLSALVWVGGMFFAWMVLRPAAVKALDGPARLTLWVEVFQGFFRWVWVAVILLPISGVSMLHLQQVGFETAPKYVQVMMGLYVVMTALFIRIQGLMLPELRKAVDAKDWPAGAAVLGRIRRVVGLNLIVGLLLVAVAAARPMI; encoded by the coding sequence ATGACACCTTTTAGCCTCGTTTATCCCCTGCATGTCCTGTCCGCCCTGGTCTGGGTCGGCGGCATGTTTTTCGCCTGGATGGTCCTGCGCCCGGCGGCTGTGAAGGCCCTCGACGGCCCTGCCCGACTGACTTTGTGGGTGGAAGTGTTTCAAGGTTTTTTTCGCTGGGTCTGGGTCGCGGTGATCCTGTTGCCGATCAGCGGCGTGAGCATGTTGCATCTGCAGCAGGTCGGCTTTGAGACCGCGCCGAAGTATGTGCAGGTGATGATGGGCTTGTATGTGGTGATGACGGCGTTGTTTATCCGGATTCAGGGGCTGATGCTGCCGGAGCTGCGTAAAGCGGTGGACGCGAAGGACTGGCCGGCGGGTGCGGCGGTGCTGGGGCGGATTCGCCGGGTGGTGGGGCTTAATCTGATTGTCGGGTTGCTGCTGGTGGCGGTTGCGGCGGCGAGGCCGATGATCTGA
- the dinG gene encoding ATP-dependent DNA helicase DinG has product MISTELKTTIQGAYSRFLEAKSLKPRYGQRLMIAEIAKVLGDIDTDDEGRRSGDPAIVAVEAGTGTGKTVAYSMAAIPTAKAAGKRLVIATATVALQEQIVYKDLPDLMRNSGLNFSFALAKGRGRYMCLSKLDMLLQEGHAQTATAQLFEEEGFKIEVDEASQKLFTSMIEKLAGNKWDGDRDSWPNALEDADWARLTTDHSQCTNRHCPNFGQCAFYKAREGMGKVDVIVTNHDMVLADLALGGGAVLPDPRDTIYVFDEGHHLPDKAIGHFAHYTRLRSTADWLETTAKNLTKLLAQHPLPGDLGKLIEQVPELAREIKAQQQFMFSACEQVADFKPGEDVEGRERPRHRFVAGVIPEHMREMGIELKKGFSRLNDLFTRLTDLLKEGMDGEVNIGIASNQAEEWYPLFGSLLSRASGNWELWTAFTAEDPEDSPPMARWLTLAESGSLFDIEVNASPILAAETLRRSLWNVAYGCLVTSATLTALGTFDRFRMRAGLPKKAVTAVVPSPFHHADAGVLRVPDLKADPRDAAAHTAAIIRELPDLVEGSRGTLVLFSSRKQMQDVFDGLDRDWRKQVFIQGNLSKQETLNKHKARVDGGDSSVLFGLASFAEGVDLPGAYCEHVVIAKIPFSVPDDPVEAALSEWIEARGGNPFMEISVPDASLKLVQACGRLLRTEEDRGTITLLDRRLVTQRYGKAILNALPPFRREIS; this is encoded by the coding sequence ATGATCAGCACTGAACTCAAAACCACGATCCAGGGCGCCTATTCGCGTTTTCTAGAGGCCAAGAGCCTCAAGCCGCGTTATGGCCAGCGCCTGATGATCGCTGAAATCGCGAAAGTCCTCGGGGATATCGACACCGACGACGAAGGCCGGCGCAGTGGCGACCCCGCGATTGTCGCGGTGGAAGCCGGCACCGGTACCGGCAAGACCGTGGCCTACAGCATGGCGGCGATCCCCACGGCCAAAGCCGCCGGCAAACGTTTGGTCATCGCCACCGCGACCGTCGCCCTGCAAGAGCAGATCGTCTACAAGGATTTGCCCGACCTGATGCGCAACAGTGGGCTGAACTTCAGCTTTGCCCTGGCCAAGGGCCGTGGCCGCTACATGTGCCTGTCCAAGCTCGACATGTTGCTGCAGGAAGGCCACGCGCAGACCGCCACCGCCCAGCTGTTCGAAGAAGAAGGCTTCAAGATCGAGGTCGATGAGGCCAGTCAGAAGCTGTTCACCAGCATGATCGAGAAGCTTGCCGGCAATAAATGGGACGGCGACCGCGACAGTTGGCCGAATGCGCTGGAAGACGCCGACTGGGCGCGCCTGACCACCGATCACAGCCAGTGCACCAATCGTCATTGCCCGAACTTCGGCCAGTGCGCCTTCTACAAGGCCCGCGAAGGCATGGGCAAGGTTGACGTGATCGTCACCAACCACGACATGGTCCTGGCTGACTTGGCCTTGGGCGGCGGCGCTGTGCTGCCGGACCCGCGTGACACTATTTACGTGTTCGACGAAGGTCACCACCTGCCGGACAAGGCGATCGGCCACTTTGCCCACTACACGCGCTTGCGCTCCACCGCCGACTGGCTGGAAACCACGGCGAAAAACCTGACCAAGCTGCTGGCCCAGCATCCGCTGCCGGGCGACCTTGGCAAGTTGATCGAGCAAGTGCCGGAGCTGGCGCGCGAGATCAAGGCACAGCAACAGTTCATGTTCAGCGCCTGCGAGCAGGTCGCCGACTTCAAACCCGGCGAAGACGTCGAGGGCCGTGAACGTCCGCGGCATCGTTTTGTCGCCGGGGTGATTCCCGAGCACATGCGCGAAATGGGCATCGAGCTGAAGAAGGGCTTTTCGCGCCTCAACGATCTGTTCACCCGTCTGACCGACCTGCTCAAGGAAGGTATGGACGGTGAGGTCAACATCGGCATCGCCAGCAATCAGGCCGAAGAGTGGTATCCGCTGTTTGGCAGCCTGTTGTCCCGCGCTTCGGGCAACTGGGAACTGTGGACGGCATTCACCGCCGAAGACCCGGAAGACAGCCCGCCGATGGCGCGCTGGCTGACCCTCGCCGAAAGCGGTTCGCTGTTCGACATTGAGGTCAATGCCAGCCCGATTCTGGCGGCGGAAACCTTGCGTCGTAGTCTGTGGAACGTCGCGTATGGTTGCCTCGTAACGTCGGCGACGCTGACCGCGCTGGGCACCTTTGACCGTTTCCGCATGCGCGCCGGTCTGCCGAAAAAAGCCGTCACCGCTGTGGTGCCGAGCCCGTTCCATCACGCCGATGCCGGCGTGCTGCGCGTGCCGGATCTGAAAGCCGACCCGCGCGATGCCGCCGCACACACGGCGGCGATCATCCGTGAGTTGCCGGACCTGGTCGAAGGCTCGCGCGGTACGCTGGTGCTGTTCTCCTCGCGCAAACAGATGCAGGACGTGTTCGACGGTCTTGACCGCGACTGGCGCAAGCAGGTGTTCATTCAAGGCAACCTGTCGAAACAGGAAACCCTGAACAAGCACAAGGCGCGGGTCGACGGCGGTGATTCCAGTGTGCTGTTCGGTCTCGCCAGTTTCGCCGAAGGCGTCGACTTGCCGGGTGCCTACTGCGAACACGTGGTGATCGCCAAGATCCCGTTCTCGGTGCCCGACGATCCGGTCGAAGCGGCACTGTCGGAATGGATCGAAGCCCGTGGTGGCAATCCGTTCATGGAAATCTCCGTGCCCGATGCTTCGCTGAAGCTGGTTCAGGCCTGCGGGCGTCTGCTGCGTACCGAAGAAGATCGCGGCACCATCACTTTGCTGGATCGGCGCCTGGTCACCCAGCGCTACGGCAAGGCGATCCTCAATGCGTTGCCTCCTTTCCGTCGTGAAATATCCTGA
- a CDS encoding collagen-like protein, producing the protein MRKLCLLAAFISPLACAQVVSVETNSLMRLPNTTSTLQLERLDVADYGTLLIPANVTELTVGELRLGHEARIAIVPAEQALELKVARAELSEGSQITARGAPGTYEKAARAGRNLNLQFKALNAPQLLVDARGGTGAPGFVGLDGGNGEDPGCTYGSAGHGFDGSNGSDGQPGAPGALVRLEVPREFPAELIKVNVAGGNGGPAGVGGKAGKGGQSKGCLVYRADGGKNGKAGADGQPGPVGAAGAVTVQRL; encoded by the coding sequence ATGCGTAAACTCTGCTTGCTCGCTGCATTTATCAGTCCGTTGGCCTGTGCCCAGGTGGTCAGTGTCGAAACCAATTCGCTGATGCGCTTGCCCAATACCACCAGCACCTTGCAGCTCGAACGTCTCGACGTCGCCGATTACGGCACCTTGCTGATTCCGGCCAACGTGACCGAATTGACCGTGGGCGAATTGCGTCTTGGCCATGAAGCTCGCATTGCGATCGTTCCGGCTGAACAGGCGCTGGAATTGAAAGTGGCCCGCGCCGAACTCAGTGAAGGCAGCCAGATCACCGCGCGCGGGGCGCCGGGGACTTATGAAAAAGCCGCCCGTGCGGGGCGCAATCTGAATCTGCAATTCAAGGCGTTGAACGCGCCGCAACTGTTGGTCGATGCCCGTGGCGGCACCGGCGCACCGGGTTTTGTTGGCCTGGATGGCGGCAACGGTGAAGACCCGGGCTGTACTTATGGCTCGGCCGGGCACGGTTTTGATGGCAGTAACGGCAGCGACGGCCAACCGGGCGCACCGGGTGCGCTGGTGCGTCTTGAAGTGCCGCGCGAGTTTCCGGCCGAACTGATCAAGGTCAATGTGGCGGGCGGCAACGGTGGCCCGGCGGGTGTTGGTGGCAAGGCCGGGAAGGGCGGCCAGTCCAAGGGCTGCCTGGTGTATCGCGCCGATGGCGGCAAGAATGGTAAGGCCGGGGCGGATGGCCAGCCCGGGCCGGTGGGGGCGGCGGGTGCTGTGACTGTGCAGCGCCTGTAA